One Mya arenaria isolate MELC-2E11 chromosome 7, ASM2691426v1 genomic window carries:
- the LOC128240520 gene encoding fibrinogen alpha chain-like, with product MIWLHPCVVVVSLMLATCEADRLGRLERQMTLMKAFQSYVEVRLDTIEGDFGALTERVSTLESIVKTSENDTGGTDNSKNGQTKGTINTQSDLNDIKTSLQMYKHSFQKHKKEIINVKYDVKDSFSVFLSNASKTVDTLVKTVRDHVRNSADNISASLEKNVYAIRAHVQNETIQLEKKVEELIGRANEVVGIIDEQRSTIEDGIMVTIRGLHISWSDWSAWSDCSQSCDRGRKSRHRSCNVPPLFTDGICTGDDTETEECVIHEFCPYLSEWSPWSRCSRTCNNGTTTRDRTCHAPASITATCQGNITENQTCLTSVECPVDGQWDIWSTWSTCSLPCGDGVETRNRSCSDPSPSHGGKPCPGPDVETQPCNLQQCIVPYDCSDVLKRGLPRGSGVYKITPWNTHKEVEVYCDMDTDGGGWTVFQRRFDGSVDFDRSFVAYEQGFGSLDGELWIGLDLLHSITSRANMTLRIDVSLPNGTTGFDEYSGFYISPPDQYILNVDRRINSAGMSGSYLLSDIGYRMAINHQPFSTYDRDVDSVSINCARYYGAGWWYNNCANSYLNGQYNIGSFRSFDYYSFQQYTWLKTSTMMLRLSN from the exons ATGATTTGGTTACATCCATGCGTTGTTGTGGTGTCGTTGATGCTGGCAACCTGTGAGGCAGACAGGTTGGGTCGATTGGAGCGTCAAATGACACTGATGAAAGCCTTTCAGTCCTACGTTGAAGTG AGATTGGACACAATTGAAGGAGACTTTGGTGCATTAACCGAAAGAGTGTCAACTCTTGAATCAATAGTTAAAACCTCCGAAAACGATACTGGAGGGACTGACAATTCAAAGAATGGGCAAACGAAAGgaacaataaatacacaatCTGATTTGAACGATATCAAAACTTCTCTCCAAATGTATAAGCATTcgtttcaaaaacataaaaaggaaataatcaatgttaaatatgaTGTCAAAGACTCATTTTCGGTATTTCTGTCGAATGCATCCAAAACTGTTGACACATTAGTCAAAACTGTCAGAGACCATGTAAGAAACAGCGCAGATAATATATCAGCTTCTTTGGAAAAG AACGTCTATGCAATACGGGCACATGTCCAAAACGAAACGATTCAGCTAGAAAAGAAGGTTGAAGAGCTAATAGGCAGAGCAAATGAAGTTGTTGGCATCATTGATGAGCAGAGATCTACAATAGAAGACGGTATAATGGTCACCATCAGGGGGC TTCACATTTCCTGGAGTGACTGGTCTGCATGGTCCGACTGTTCTCAGTCATGTGACAGGGGCAGGAAAAGTAGACACAGGTCATGTAATGTACCTCCACTTTTTACTGATGGCATTTGTACTGGTGATGATACAGAAACAGAGGAATGCGTCATTCACGAGTTTTGTCCAT ATTTGAGTGAATGGTCACCATGGTCCCGATGTTCCCGAACATGTAACAATGGAACAACGACGAGAGACAGAACATGCCATGCTCCAGCTTCGATCACCGCTACATGCCAAGGAAATATAACTGAAAATCAGACATGCCTGACGTCAGTCGAATGTCCAG TGGATGGCCAATGGGATATATGGTCGACATGGAGCACCTGTTCTTTGCCCTGTGGTGACGGCGTGGAGACCAGAAACCGATCTTGCTCCGATCCAAGTCCATCTCATGGCGGAAAACCGTGCCCGGGACCTGACGTTGAAACACAACCATGCAACTTGCAGCAGTGTATCGTTCCAT ATGACTGCAGCGATGTGTTAAAACGAGGCTTGCCACGTGGTTCGGGTGTGTACAAAATCACGCCCTGGAATACGCACAAGGAAGTGGAGGTTTACTGCGATATGGATACCGATGGTGGTGGGTGGACG GTGTTTCAAAGACGATTTGACGGGTCTGTTGATTTCGATAGGAGCTTTGTGGCGTACGAGCAGGGTTTTGGCTCACTGGATGGTGAATTGTGGATTG gTCTGGATCTTCTTCACTCCATTACAAGCCGGGCTAACATGACCTTACGTATTGACGTGAGTTTACCAAACGGAACTACTGGATTCGACGAGTACTCGGGGTTTTATATTTCTCCACCAGACCAATACATCCTCAACGTTGATAGGAGGATCAACTCAGCAGGAA TGTCCGGTTCCTATCTTCTCTCCGACATCGGTTATCGCATGGCTATCAACCACCAGCCGTTTTCAACATACGATAGAGACGTGGACAGCGTGTCTATTAACTGTGCCCGATACTATGGAGCAGGCTGGTGGTACAATAACTGCGCGAACAGTTACCTGAATGGACAGTACAATATTGGCAGCTTTCGCAGCTTTGATTACTATTCCTTCCAACAGTACACATGGTTGAAGACGTCGACTATGATGCTACGATTGAGTAATTAA